The nucleotide sequence TTGAGCATAACATATTGAACTAAAACATTCACGACTCCCGGCAGCAGCTTTTGCTTGAACATCACCTCTTCGATGATCTGCAAGTCTCCTTTGGATGGCTCCGCTCCGCCCGAGAGATCAATCAAAAGTTGACGCGGGGATGTTTTTTCAAAATATAACACCAATTCCTCTTCCTGCGTCTTCGGCTTCTCAATGCCAGCTTTATGCTGGAAGGGCTGGGTTCGATCCAAAAGTGCCGGTAGTTTGTCCTGGTGTTCAAATTGGTACCAGTCACGGGCAGCCTTCCGCAGTTCATCTATATCTATTTCGTTTTCAGCGGTTACAGCACTCAAGACGATGTTCTTCATCTTCAAGGCATCAATCCCATATAGGAAGGCAAGATTGCTGATTGCTTCTTTAACCTTCGATGTAAAAGCTTTTTTAGGTATGAGAGATTCCTGAAGCCCTCCCAGGAGCAAATCGAAATTGAACTCCGCAGGGTCAATCTGTATTTTGGAAGATTCCCCCCTGCCGATAAAGGAATTCCCTTCCTCAGCCTCCAGGTCGGCAGCAGAATCCTCATTATGCATGAGTGCCTGAGTCGGTACAGACAAGAACACATCCTGGAATGCCTTCGTAATCTCCTCATATCCAGGCTCTGATCCAGCCGATTTATCGCTGAAAAATCGTTTGAGCCGTAAAAACTGATTCTTGCCGACTTTGCGATACAAATAGACATTCAACATGCCATCAAGGAAGAATTGTTCAGGAGTCAAAGGTGGCTGCAATTCATAAATGAATGAACGCCCTTCCTCGCCGTTTTTCACAAAGGTCTTCAGCAATCCCATGCCTTCGAGTTTTTGGCGAGCCTGGTAAATATCCTTAAGATTCATATCCATAATCGTCATTAGGTTATGGTGTGTAACAGGCTGTGACCAAAGCCGGTTCTCTTCCAGTTCAGCCCATAGGGTCATATAAAGACTTAAGCAAGCTGGCCCAATCAAAGGCTGGTACAAGAAAGTGAGCACCTTGCGATCGTATTCATGCAATAAACCACCGGATGCAACAATATATTGGTCTACAGGCACAGTCTCTTGCCAATGCTGAGCCATCCTTTTCCCTCCTTCTAAATCGTCAAAAAGAACTGTCTTCACATATATCTGTATTTTGCATCGCGATTTTGAGCTCTTTTCATAGATTTCTAACCTCTAGCTCAAAATTCTAAAAGAGCCCTAAAAAGAGCTGAAGTCCCCTTCAGCTCCGTCAGAACAAAAAGCGCAAGCGACTTGTTCAGCCCCGACAAGCGACTCGAGCTGCTCAAAGCTAACGCTTTTCGCAAGATACTCGAGGAAGCAATTTCAGAGATGAAAACTGGCTAGGCGCTTTAGCTAGATTGAAAATACTTCATGCAATTTCCCTGAACTCCAGGCCTTATGATTGTTCTTTCTTTAATAACTCTTTTAATTCATCAATGAAAACATTGATATCCTTAAACTGACGATAAACTGACGCGAATCGGACATAGGCGACTTCATCAATCTTCGCCAGCCTGTCCATCACCATCTCCCCAACGGCTTCGCTCTTAACTTCTGAAACTCCATGGCTGCGAAGTTCTTTTTCTACTTCGGAAACCAAATCCTCGAGCTCTTTCAAAGCGACAGGCCGCTTTTCACAAGCTTTTATCAAACCGCGAAGGAGTTTTTCCCGATTGAACTCTTCACGTGTACCTTCTTTTTTCACGACAATCAAGGGAATTTCTTCAACCTTCTCAAAAGTGGTAAAGCGAAATCCGCAAGCTTCGCATTCGCGCCTGCGTCGAATTGATCGGC is from Mesobacillus boroniphilus and encodes:
- a CDS encoding replication initiation and membrane attachment family protein — its product is MAQHWQETVPVDQYIVASGGLLHEYDRKVLTFLYQPLIGPACLSLYMTLWAELEENRLWSQPVTHHNLMTIMDMNLKDIYQARQKLEGMGLLKTFVKNGEEGRSFIYELQPPLTPEQFFLDGMLNVYLYRKVGKNQFLRLKRFFSDKSAGSEPGYEEITKAFQDVFLSVPTQALMHNEDSAADLEAEEGNSFIGRGESSKIQIDPAEFNFDLLLGGLQESLIPKKAFTSKVKEAISNLAFLYGIDALKMKNIVLSAVTAENEIDIDELRKAARDWYQFEHQDKLPALLDRTQPFQHKAGIEKPKTQEEELVLYFEKTSPRQLLIDLSGGAEPSKGDLQIIEEVMFKQKLLPGVVNVLVQYVMLKTDMKLTKGYIEKIASHWSRKKISSVRDAMQLAKSEHRQYLEWAEGKKAPSSSGKRKPVRKEVLPDWFGKKTEGEVQHQTDTADVDPDFEIEKKKLEEELKKFKSRR
- the nrdR gene encoding transcriptional regulator NrdR — protein: MKCPTCQNNSTRVLDSRPVDDSRSIRRRRECEACGFRFTTFEKVEEIPLIVVKKEGTREEFNREKLLRGLIKACEKRPVALKELEDLVSEVEKELRSHGVSEVKSEAVGEMVMDRLAKIDEVAYVRFASVYRQFKDINVFIDELKELLKKEQS